One Solirubrobacterales bacterium genomic region harbors:
- the nuoH gene encoding NADH-quinone oxidoreductase subunit NuoH, whose protein sequence is MSPLATVGFEVSVWSQVIVSFLIFFVVFNMIPMVLLVERKVLGRFQGRYGPNRVGPFGMFQPLVDIAKLAAKEDFIPRNASKMIFIIAPVISLFTAVATIAILPFGNTVEDGLFGANYTLYGIDVSIGVLYAFAFGAIAFYGLMLGGWASGSKYSFLGAMRSAAQLISYELAAGLSLVGVIMMSGSLSMTEIVNQQTGMWFILPQFVGFLVFMVAAFAETNRAPFDLVEADAELVAGYQTEYGGIRFAAFMLAEYMNMIVLSGIGVTMFLGGWLGPGPDWLGPIWVLVKIFLLLLFFMWIRATLPRLRYDQLMSFGWKILIPLATINLIVTAVLVVYL, encoded by the coding sequence GTGAGCCCGTTAGCAACCGTCGGATTCGAGGTCTCGGTCTGGTCGCAGGTGATCGTCTCGTTCCTGATTTTCTTCGTCGTCTTCAACATGATTCCGATGGTGTTGCTGGTTGAGCGCAAAGTGCTCGGACGTTTCCAGGGTCGCTACGGACCAAACCGCGTCGGTCCGTTCGGAATGTTCCAGCCGCTCGTAGACATCGCCAAGCTGGCGGCCAAAGAAGACTTCATCCCGCGCAACGCGAGCAAGATGATCTTCATCATCGCGCCTGTGATCTCACTCTTCACAGCGGTCGCGACGATCGCGATCCTGCCGTTCGGCAACACAGTTGAAGACGGCCTCTTCGGGGCCAACTACACGCTCTACGGAATCGACGTTTCGATCGGCGTGCTGTACGCGTTCGCCTTCGGCGCGATCGCCTTTTACGGCCTGATGCTCGGTGGCTGGGCTTCGGGCAGCAAGTACTCCTTCCTTGGCGCGATGCGCTCGGCGGCGCAGCTGATCAGTTACGAGCTGGCGGCTGGCCTCAGCCTCGTCGGCGTGATCATGATGAGTGGCTCGCTCTCGATGACCGAGATCGTCAACCAGCAGACGGGTATGTGGTTCATTCTGCCGCAGTTCGTCGGGTTTCTCGTCTTCATGGTTGCGGCATTCGCCGAGACCAACCGCGCGCCATTCGACCTGGTCGAGGCGGATGCAGAACTCGTCGCCGGGTACCAGACCGAGTACGGGGGCATTCGATTTGCGGCCTTCATGCTCGCCGAGTACATGAACATGATCGTGCTCAGCGGCATCGGCGTGACGATGTTCCTCGGCGGCTGGCTCGGACCGGGACCCGACTGGCTCGGACCGATCTGGGTACTCGTGAAGATCTTCCTGTTGCTGCTGTTCTTCATGTGGATCCGCGCGACGCTCCCGCGCCTCCGCTACGACCAGCTGATGAGTTTCGGCTGGAAGATTCTGATCCCGTTGGCGACGATCAACCTGATCGTCACCGCGGTCCTGGTGGTGTACCTGTGA
- a CDS encoding NADH-quinone oxidoreductase subunit I, protein MSRLIEGPVTIQYPEEKTPVYPRFRGRHKLHKFEDSDLEKCVGCSLCAAACPADCIRVVATDNDPASPTSAGERYAAVYEINMARCIFCGYCEMACPFDAITLGHDYELADYNRSDLIFTKEMLLAEPIERSPLRLEGE, encoded by the coding sequence ATGAGCCGTCTGATCGAGGGTCCGGTCACGATCCAGTATCCAGAAGAGAAGACCCCGGTCTACCCGCGCTTCCGCGGCCGCCACAAGCTGCATAAGTTCGAGGACTCAGACCTCGAGAAGTGCGTCGGCTGTTCGCTCTGCGCCGCCGCATGTCCCGCGGACTGCATCCGCGTGGTCGCGACCGACAACGATCCGGCAAGTCCGACGAGCGCCGGCGAGCGCTACGCCGCGGTCTACGAGATCAACATGGCGCGCTGCATATTCTGCGGCTACTGCGAGATGGCCTGTCCGTTTGACGCGATCACGCTAGGCCACGACTACGAGCTCGCGGACTACAACCGCTCGGACCTGATCTTCACCAAGGAGATGCTGCTCGCCGAACCGATCGAGCGCTCGCCGCTCCGATTGGAAGGCGAGTAG
- a CDS encoding NADH-quinone oxidoreductase subunit J, with translation MVVQGILFFIAAAGAIGGAVAVVLLRNPFFSVLALVVHLFALAVLFLLLYAQFIAAAQLIVYAGAVMVLYVFVVSYVGGADEPIDHGGGVPRALAPIFAGALLVVLSLALAATSLKLIDSNGVKLPDDGNAYGTPEQIGELLLTKYLLPFEVASFLLTVAAVCAVVLARRRRGLEELTDTELEKAVPLLGEGLGKR, from the coding sequence GTGGTCGTCCAGGGCATTCTCTTCTTCATCGCGGCGGCTGGAGCAATCGGCGGCGCCGTTGCCGTTGTGCTGCTGCGCAACCCGTTCTTCTCGGTGCTGGCGCTGGTCGTTCACCTTTTCGCGCTCGCCGTGCTGTTCCTACTGCTCTACGCGCAGTTCATCGCGGCCGCGCAGTTGATCGTCTATGCCGGTGCCGTGATGGTGCTGTACGTCTTCGTTGTCTCCTACGTCGGCGGTGCCGACGAGCCGATCGATCACGGCGGCGGGGTTCCGCGCGCACTTGCACCGATCTTCGCCGGCGCGCTGCTGGTCGTGCTTTCGCTCGCGCTGGCCGCCACCTCTCTGAAGCTGATTGACAGCAACGGCGTCAAGTTGCCGGACGACGGAAATGCGTACGGAACCCCCGAGCAGATCGGTGAGCTGTTGCTGACCAAGTACCTCCTGCCGTTCGAGGTCGCATCCTTTCTGCTCACTGTCGCCGCAGTCTGCGCGGTCGTGCTCGCGCGCCGCCGCCGCGGACTGGAAGAATTGACCGACACAGAGTTGGAAAAAGCAGTGCCGCTGCTCGGCGAGGGGCTGGGCAAGCGATGA
- the nuoK gene encoding NADH-quinone oxidoreductase subunit NuoK — MNISWYIALSAVLFAIGAGGLVARRSPLVMLLCLEIMLNGANLSLVAFARMWGDGGGQIFALIVMVVAACEVVVGLGLIVALYRNRLPIDIDELDKLKDPA, encoded by the coding sequence ATGAACATCAGTTGGTATATCGCGCTCTCTGCCGTGCTCTTCGCGATCGGCGCCGGTGGTCTCGTTGCTCGGCGCAGCCCGCTCGTGATGCTGCTCTGCCTCGAGATCATGCTCAACGGTGCAAACCTTTCGCTGGTCGCCTTCGCCCGCATGTGGGGCGACGGTGGCGGCCAGATATTCGCGCTGATCGTGATGGTGGTTGCTGCGTGCGAGGTCGTCGTCGGGCTTGGCCTGATCGTGGCGCTCTACAGAAATCGTCTGCCGATTGACATCGATGAGCTCGACAAACTGAAGGACCCGGCGTGA
- the nuoL gene encoding NADH-quinone oxidoreductase subunit L, with protein sequence MDPSLWGWVLLLTPLVGALVIGLGHRIWSERAAGMIGTSAIFLAFGAALIVLVQLLGMDAEERHILAGFKYAQAFGVDFRFDIYVDQLSVMMALIVTGVSALIHLYSVAYMKSDEGYRRFFAYLNFFVFSMLLLVLAGNMLLLVIGWGFVGAASYLLISYWYRRESATKAGAKAFVMNVIGDVALVIAAYLLWNELQTLTIPTLLANADDAFTVAPSATYTAVAFLLLVGAFAKSAQLPLHTWLPDAMEGPTPVSALIHAATMVTAGVYLICRMYPFIEISDAASLTAAALGTATLLIAATTALVQTDLKRIIAYSTMSQIGYMIAGAGAAAYSASMFHLMTHAIFKALLFMGAGSVIAAMGGIQDVRRMGGLRKAMPFTYIAFTIGALALAGFPLLSGFWSKDEIISFTLNRGGAFTIIAVGMYIGAILTAFYSMRAVYLVFHGDPAPEAKELEGGHIPHADPVNPATGELETTDVGFPGPDHQIAEREGEMKVAMGTLAFLALVAGLVQIPGVTAGVEHWLEPVFEDSRYAESIPSYTTQWVGLGVGALIAIAGVSFAYWAYLRNRGVTERWAERFPGVNAWLLNAWYFYWLYDRVFVRPVAAFAVFCNKVIERYVVDGIVTGTSTLVKDGAARVRTMQSGLARAYALSLIGGTIVIALYFLVVSG encoded by the coding sequence GTGGATCCGTCCCTGTGGGGCTGGGTGCTTCTGCTTACGCCGCTTGTTGGCGCGCTGGTTATCGGCCTCGGACACCGCATCTGGAGCGAGCGGGCTGCCGGCATGATTGGCACCTCAGCGATCTTCCTGGCTTTTGGTGCGGCGCTCATCGTCCTCGTTCAACTGCTCGGCATGGACGCGGAGGAGCGCCACATCCTTGCTGGCTTCAAGTACGCGCAGGCCTTCGGCGTGGACTTCCGCTTCGACATCTATGTCGACCAGCTGTCGGTGATGATGGCGCTGATCGTGACGGGAGTCTCGGCGCTGATCCACCTCTATTCAGTCGCCTACATGAAGTCCGACGAGGGCTACCGGCGCTTTTTCGCCTACCTGAACTTCTTCGTCTTCTCGATGCTGTTGCTCGTGCTCGCGGGCAACATGCTGCTTCTGGTCATCGGCTGGGGCTTTGTCGGCGCGGCCTCGTATCTGTTGATCTCTTACTGGTACCGCAGGGAGAGCGCCACGAAGGCCGGCGCCAAGGCGTTCGTGATGAACGTGATCGGCGACGTCGCCCTCGTGATCGCGGCCTATCTGCTCTGGAACGAACTCCAGACCCTGACCATTCCGACGCTTCTCGCCAACGCCGACGACGCCTTCACGGTCGCACCATCGGCGACCTATACGGCGGTCGCGTTCCTCCTACTCGTTGGTGCCTTCGCCAAGTCGGCCCAGCTCCCACTGCACACCTGGCTTCCCGACGCGATGGAAGGGCCGACTCCGGTCTCGGCATTGATTCACGCGGCGACGATGGTCACGGCCGGGGTCTACCTGATCTGCCGCATGTACCCGTTCATCGAGATCTCGGACGCGGCCTCGCTGACCGCTGCTGCGCTGGGCACCGCAACGCTACTGATCGCGGCCACGACGGCGTTGGTACAGACCGACTTGAAACGCATTATCGCCTATTCGACGATGAGTCAGATCGGATACATGATCGCCGGAGCTGGCGCGGCTGCCTACAGCGCGTCGATGTTTCACTTGATGACCCACGCCATCTTCAAGGCACTCCTGTTCATGGGTGCCGGCTCGGTGATCGCGGCGATGGGCGGAATTCAGGACGTTCGCCGGATGGGCGGCCTGAGGAAGGCGATGCCATTCACGTACATCGCATTCACGATCGGCGCGCTCGCACTTGCCGGGTTCCCGCTGCTCTCGGGCTTCTGGAGCAAGGACGAGATCATCTCCTTCACGCTCAATCGCGGTGGCGCGTTCACGATCATTGCCGTAGGCATGTATATCGGTGCGATTTTGACTGCCTTCTATTCGATGCGCGCGGTCTATCTCGTTTTTCACGGTGACCCAGCGCCGGAGGCCAAGGAACTCGAAGGCGGCCACATCCCGCACGCCGACCCGGTCAACCCAGCCACCGGCGAACTCGAGACAACCGACGTCGGCTTCCCCGGACCAGACCACCAGATCGCCGAGCGCGAAGGCGAGATGAAGGTCGCGATGGGCACGCTTGCGTTCCTTGCACTCGTCGCGGGCCTCGTCCAGATTCCCGGCGTCACCGCCGGGGTCGAGCACTGGCTCGAGCCGGTCTTTGAGGACTCGCGTTACGCCGAGAGCATCCCGAGCTACACGACGCAGTGGGTCGGCCTTGGTGTTGGCGCGCTGATCGCCATCGCCGGGGTCTCGTTCGCCTACTGGGCCTACCTCCGCAACCGTGGCGTGACCGAGCGTTGGGCCGAGCGCTTCCCCGGCGTGAACGCCTGGCTGCTGAACGCCTGGTACTTCTACTGGCTCTACGACCGCGTGTTCGTCCGCCCGGTCGCGGCTTTTGCCGTCTTCTGCAA